Proteins encoded together in one Mycobacterium simiae window:
- a CDS encoding MBL fold metallo-hydrolase — MSRVQLGRAMVTRIVEFQFQLGTRSFANTPPSGWQAHADLLVPDFFDPDTDKWRIAVQSWVIEVDGLTVVVDTGVGNDRQRPHIPALDHLATGFLAAWASAGIDPGAVDVVINTHVHSDHVGWNTLLDNGVWVPTFPNARYLAPAADYRYFSPDGPAARRSPRTEAQAAQQHGDQLVFADSVAPVEAAGQLVQWSDDYQVSPSLRLRSAPGHTPGSSVLWLDAGAPAVFVGDITHSPLQIRRPDDPCAFDVDAPAAAATRRRVFTEAAAARAAVVPAHYPGHGGATIRAVADRFDVDEWLDVDKL, encoded by the coding sequence ATGAGCCGGGTCCAGCTGGGCCGCGCGATGGTGACGCGCATCGTGGAGTTTCAGTTCCAGCTGGGCACACGGTCTTTCGCCAACACCCCGCCGTCGGGCTGGCAAGCGCACGCCGACCTGTTGGTGCCCGACTTCTTCGACCCCGACACCGACAAGTGGCGCATTGCGGTGCAGAGCTGGGTGATCGAGGTGGACGGGCTGACCGTTGTGGTGGACACCGGCGTCGGCAACGATCGCCAACGCCCCCACATCCCGGCGCTGGATCACCTGGCCACCGGATTCTTGGCCGCCTGGGCGTCGGCGGGCATCGACCCCGGCGCCGTCGATGTGGTGATCAACACCCACGTTCACTCCGATCACGTCGGTTGGAACACGCTGTTGGACAACGGGGTTTGGGTACCAACGTTCCCCAATGCGCGATATCTGGCTCCCGCCGCCGACTACCGGTACTTCTCCCCCGACGGCCCGGCGGCGCGGCGGTCGCCGCGCACTGAGGCGCAAGCCGCCCAGCAGCACGGTGATCAGCTGGTGTTCGCCGACAGCGTGGCGCCCGTCGAGGCGGCCGGTCAGCTCGTCCAATGGTCGGACGACTACCAGGTCAGCCCGTCGCTGCGGCTGCGATCGGCTCCCGGACACACCCCAGGCTCCTCGGTGCTGTGGCTGGACGCGGGCGCCCCGGCAGTCTTCGTGGGCGACATCACCCATAGCCCACTCCAAATCCGCCGCCCCGACGACCCGTGCGCCTTCGATGTGGATGCCCCGGCTGCCGCGGCCACCCGGCGCCGGGTCTTCACCGAGGCCGCCGCGGCCCGTGCCGCCGTAGTGCCCGCCCACTACCCGGGCCACGGTGGTGCAACGATCCGGGCCGTGGCCGA
- a CDS encoding L-fuculose-phosphate aldolase: MTSVTSVDNAATAVLAAAKDMLRRGLVEGTAGNISARRPDGNIVITPSSVDYRDMAIEDLVLVDPDGAVQHAAQGRAPSSEMQLHLACYQAFADIGSVIHSHPVWATMFAVARQPIPACIDEFAVYCGGDVRCTDYAASGTPEVGINAVRALEDRGAALIANHGLVAVGPRPDKVLHITALVERTAQIVWGARVLGGPVPIPDEVNHNFAGVYSYLRANPL; encoded by the coding sequence ATGACGTCCGTGACATCCGTCGACAACGCGGCGACCGCGGTGCTGGCGGCGGCCAAGGACATGCTGCGGCGAGGCCTGGTCGAGGGAACCGCCGGCAACATTTCGGCGCGACGCCCCGACGGCAACATCGTCATCACGCCGTCCTCGGTCGACTACCGCGACATGGCGATCGAGGATCTGGTCCTCGTCGACCCCGACGGCGCGGTACAGCACGCGGCGCAGGGGCGGGCGCCGTCTTCGGAGATGCAGTTGCACCTGGCTTGTTATCAGGCATTCGCCGATATCGGCAGCGTCATTCACAGTCATCCGGTGTGGGCGACGATGTTCGCCGTCGCCCGTCAGCCGATCCCGGCCTGCATCGACGAATTCGCGGTCTATTGCGGCGGCGACGTCCGGTGCACCGATTATGCGGCGTCGGGCACTCCGGAGGTCGGTATCAACGCGGTCAGGGCGCTGGAAGACCGCGGCGCGGCCTTGATCGCCAATCACGGCCTGGTGGCGGTAGGGCCCCGACCCGACAAGGTCCTGCATATCACCGCACTGGTGGAGCGGACTGCTCAAATCGTTTGGGGCGCCAGGGTTCTCGGTGGCCCGGTGCCGATTCCCGACGAGGTGAACCACAACTTCGCGGGCGTCTACAGTTACCTGCGGGCCAATCCGCTATGA